In a genomic window of Polypterus senegalus isolate Bchr_013 chromosome 13, ASM1683550v1, whole genome shotgun sequence:
- the c13h8orf33 gene encoding UPF0488 protein C8orf33 homolog: protein MEANAPSTFSFNFEIPAEDEDISKKETNANLPGDIKTDESSGAADAAAGDQNKGSEIESQPSKKKKKKKKEKPKREDGSREQSVQSQASDEQTVQLNSTEQLSRELDWCIEQLELGLKTQKSTAKQVEEATRALKTLHSNKAPLVKKRQVMRNMLGDYRKKMDDERQKQLRIMQAAAKSTQITAVSKQKNSQVFCTMAQRKRVTGTNKSLEPEAQNPSTQTFVFTPVQEEFRFNFF from the exons ATGGAAGCAAACGCACCTTCCACGTTCAGTTTCAATTTTGAAATTCCTGCTGAAGATGAGGacatatcaaaaaaagaaactaaCGCTAATTTACCTGGGGATATAAAGACTGACGAAAGCTCAGGAGCTGCAGATGCGGCTGCTGGAGATCAGAACAAAGGAAGTGAGATTGAATCACAGCcctcaaagaagaaaaagaaaaagaagaaagaaaagccaaAGCGGGAAGATGGCAGCAGGGAGCAGAGTGTGCAGTCACAAGCGTCTGATGAGCAGACGGTGCAGCTG AACTCAACTGAGCAGCTGAGTCGCGAGTTAGACTGGTGCATTGAACAACTGGAACTTGGACTGAAGACTCAGAAATCCACGGCAAAGCAAG TGGAGGAAGCTACACGAGCACTGAAGACCCTGCATAGCAATAAGGCTCCACTGGTGAAGAAGAGGCAGGTCATGAGGAACATGCTGGGAGACTACAGGAAGAAGATGGACGACGAAAGACAAAAGCAACTGAGGATCATGCAGGCAG CTGCAAAGTCCACCCAAATAACTGCTGTCAGCAAACAGAAAAACAGTCAGGTGTTTTGCACAATGGCACAGAGGAAGAGAGTGACGGGCACCAACAAGTCATTAGAGCCAGAAGCTCAGAATCCGAGCACCCAGACGTTTGTCTTCACCCCAGTTCAAGAGGAGTTTCggtttaactttttttaa